One genomic region from Streptomyces sp. NBC_00457 encodes:
- a CDS encoding ABC transporter ATP-binding protein has protein sequence MQAAEDAILRADDLIAGYLPGVNILNGADLYCLPGELVGIIGPNGAGKSTLLKALFGLVKVTTGTVRLRGEEVTNQRADALVSQGIGFVPQTNNIFPSLTIEENLQMGCYQSPKKFAPRFAFVTDLFPALGRRRRQRAGQLSGGERQMVAMGRALMMEPSVLLLDEPSAGLSPVMQDEVFVQTRAINRTGVSVVMVEQNARRCLQICDRGYVLDQGRNAYTGPGQSLARDPRVIELYLGTLAKAAQAEGTPS, from the coding sequence TTGCAGGCGGCCGAGGACGCAATCCTTCGCGCCGACGATCTGATCGCCGGGTACCTCCCCGGAGTCAACATCTTGAACGGCGCCGACCTGTACTGCCTGCCCGGCGAGCTGGTCGGCATCATCGGACCCAACGGCGCCGGCAAGTCGACACTGCTCAAAGCACTCTTCGGGCTGGTCAAGGTCACCACCGGCACGGTTCGCCTGCGGGGCGAGGAGGTCACGAACCAGCGCGCCGACGCACTGGTATCCCAAGGCATCGGCTTCGTACCGCAAACCAACAACATCTTCCCCTCGCTCACCATCGAGGAAAACCTGCAGATGGGGTGCTATCAGTCCCCCAAGAAGTTCGCCCCCCGGTTTGCGTTCGTGACCGATCTGTTTCCTGCGCTGGGTCGGCGCCGCAGGCAGCGGGCCGGACAACTGTCAGGCGGTGAGCGGCAGATGGTGGCCATGGGCCGGGCTCTGATGATGGAACCCTCCGTGTTGTTGCTCGACGAACCCTCAGCGGGCCTCTCCCCGGTGATGCAGGACGAGGTGTTCGTCCAGACCCGAGCCATCAACCGCACCGGTGTATCGGTCGTCATGGTCGAGCAGAACGCACGCCGCTGCCTGCAGATCTGCGACCGCGGGTACGTCCTCGACCAGGGACGCAACGCCTACACCGGGCCCGGACAGTCGCTGGCCCGTGACCCCCGGGTGATCGAGCTGTATCTCGGCACCTTGGCCAAGGCCGCCCAGGCAGAAGGCACACCTTCCTGA
- a CDS encoding ABC transporter substrate-binding protein encodes MSLPRRIICIAVSASAALATAACGSNDSPSQAGNEPSAKAGTQLYFVDGNTADYSGDFEPGTLNGVRATLPGGKIGDEFRQRILKINSKVKDFTYAPEAYDATILSALAAIAAKNDSGKAIAEKEIGITRDGTKCTSFKQCAGLLADGTDIDYDGASGPIQLNSTGSPSAATVGIYQFGQDNNYKNVRYVSGTTPDQATIRADQKVSGPIPKGDGVLTFGTLLPATGDSSFLGAPQFAGVDLAVDEINKAGGVLGKGVKQLKGDSGDGSPNIAPSETDKLLRGGADVIIGAASSSVSLSVIDKITGAGAVQISAGNTSTAFDTYPDHGMYFRTAPSDVLQGQVMAQTITEDGHSNIAVLARQDAYGEALAKNVRSFYEESGGKVVSYVLYDATAANYTAEVEKVKAQHPDAIVLISFDETKKIVPELIKAGIGQNG; translated from the coding sequence ATGTCGCTCCCGCGACGCATCATCTGCATAGCCGTTTCGGCCTCCGCCGCGCTGGCAACCGCCGCTTGCGGCTCCAACGACAGCCCCTCCCAAGCCGGCAACGAGCCGTCGGCCAAGGCGGGCACCCAGCTCTACTTCGTGGACGGCAACACCGCCGACTACTCCGGTGATTTCGAGCCGGGCACTCTCAACGGTGTGCGCGCCACCCTGCCCGGCGGCAAGATCGGCGACGAGTTCCGACAGCGGATCCTCAAGATCAACAGCAAGGTGAAGGACTTCACCTACGCTCCCGAGGCCTACGACGCCACGATCCTCTCCGCCCTGGCTGCGATCGCCGCCAAGAACGACTCCGGCAAGGCGATCGCCGAGAAGGAGATCGGTATCACCAGGGACGGGACAAAATGCACCAGCTTCAAGCAGTGCGCCGGCCTGCTCGCTGACGGAACGGACATCGACTACGACGGTGCCTCGGGCCCGATCCAGTTGAACTCGACAGGAAGCCCGTCCGCGGCGACCGTCGGCATCTACCAATTCGGGCAGGACAACAACTACAAGAATGTCCGCTACGTCAGCGGCACCACCCCGGACCAGGCCACCATCCGAGCCGACCAGAAGGTCAGCGGCCCCATCCCCAAGGGGGACGGCGTCCTGACGTTCGGCACCCTGCTCCCTGCCACAGGGGACAGCTCCTTCCTCGGCGCCCCGCAATTCGCGGGCGTGGACCTGGCCGTGGACGAAATCAACAAGGCCGGGGGTGTGCTCGGCAAGGGCGTGAAGCAGCTGAAGGGCGACTCCGGTGACGGGTCGCCGAACATCGCGCCGTCCGAGACCGACAAACTGCTCCGCGGTGGCGCCGACGTCATCATCGGCGCCGCTTCCTCGTCGGTGTCGCTGTCGGTCATCGACAAGATCACCGGGGCCGGCGCCGTCCAGATATCGGCCGGAAACACCTCGACCGCATTCGACACCTACCCCGACCACGGCATGTACTTCCGCACGGCCCCCTCCGACGTCCTGCAGGGGCAGGTGATGGCCCAGACCATCACCGAGGACGGTCACAGCAATATCGCAGTCCTCGCCCGACAGGACGCCTACGGCGAGGCACTGGCGAAGAACGTCCGCTCCTTCTACGAGGAGTCCGGCGGCAAAGTCGTCTCCTATGTCCTCTACGACGCGACCGCAGCCAACTACACGGCCGAGGTGGAGAAGGTGAAGGCCCAGCACCCGGACGCCATCGTACTGATCTCGTTCGACGAGACCAAGAAGATCGTTCCGGAACTCATCAAGGCCGGCATCGGCCAGAACGGCTGA
- a CDS encoding MalY/PatB family protein has translation MTTRPTKARPATAGYGADPDFDTVYDRASFGSAKWANQWDEFSPRVQGEDLLSLWTADMDFRAPTTVIDRLRAAADHGIYGYTLRDPEHFRIVQNWFTVRHGWTPPLETLLPAPAIMSSVAAILRTFTAPGDGVIVQSPVYSPNFEAITGNHRRLLVNRLRLIDNRYEFDLDHLAELAASGAKVLLLCNPHNPSGRSWTADELLAVNDICARYDLLVISDEIHCDIRLNSRPHVVYASISSDAARRAFICTAPTKTFNLAGLPTATLSVGDPSLRSELLNAMRASFMINAHYFGRLALETAYTTGGPWLDRLTGYLKGNVAFVQEFVQERLPEITPMPPDASFLVWLEARELDARVGGLHQFLVDRAAVNLYDGRVYGPGGEGYVRLNVGCPRKVLTEALERIDRALSR, from the coding sequence ATGACCACGAGACCGACGAAAGCCAGGCCCGCCACCGCGGGGTACGGCGCCGACCCCGACTTCGACACGGTGTACGACCGTGCCAGTTTCGGGTCGGCGAAATGGGCCAACCAATGGGACGAATTCTCACCGCGTGTCCAGGGCGAGGATCTGCTGTCGCTATGGACGGCCGACATGGACTTCCGGGCACCGACGACCGTCATCGACCGCCTGCGCGCCGCCGCGGACCACGGTATCTACGGCTACACCCTGCGAGACCCGGAACACTTCCGGATCGTGCAGAACTGGTTCACCGTCAGGCACGGCTGGACACCACCGCTGGAAACGCTCCTCCCGGCCCCTGCGATCATGTCCTCGGTCGCAGCGATCCTGCGCACCTTCACCGCCCCTGGAGACGGGGTGATCGTCCAATCACCGGTCTACTCGCCGAACTTCGAGGCCATTACCGGTAACCACCGGCGGCTGCTCGTGAACCGGCTACGGCTCATTGACAACCGCTATGAGTTCGACCTCGACCACCTGGCCGAGCTGGCCGCATCCGGCGCGAAGGTGCTCTTGCTCTGCAACCCCCACAATCCCTCGGGGCGGAGCTGGACGGCCGACGAGTTGCTCGCCGTGAACGACATCTGTGCGCGCTACGACCTGCTGGTGATTTCCGACGAGATTCACTGCGACATCCGACTGAACAGTCGGCCCCACGTGGTCTACGCCTCGATCAGCAGCGACGCCGCCCGCCGCGCATTCATCTGCACCGCCCCCACGAAGACCTTCAACCTTGCCGGCCTGCCAACGGCCACACTCTCGGTTGGCGATCCGTCCCTGCGCTCGGAACTGCTGAACGCCATGCGGGCATCGTTCATGATCAACGCACACTACTTCGGTCGTCTCGCCTTGGAGACCGCCTACACCACGGGCGGTCCGTGGCTCGACCGGCTGACCGGCTATCTCAAGGGCAACGTGGCCTTCGTGCAGGAGTTCGTCCAAGAGCGGCTGCCCGAGATCACGCCGATGCCGCCGGACGCGTCGTTCCTGGTCTGGCTGGAGGCTCGTGAGCTTGACGCTCGTGTGGGCGGGCTGCACCAGTTCCTTGTCGACCGTGCGGCTGTCAATCTCTACGACGGCCGGGTCTACGGCCCCGGAGGAGAGGGATACGTCCGGCTCAACGTCGGCTGCCCCCGGAAGGTGTTGACTGAGGCGCTCGAACGCATCGATCGTGCGCTGTCACGCTAA
- a CDS encoding cytochrome P450, producing the protein MDLHLHGRLDELQRDPYAHYARARHTDGLVHLAELDAWLVARDADVREVLRRPEDFSSANALRPDVLPSPAALAVLGGGFGGRPVVVTADGELHQRLRAPIVRGLSPARVAAVLPYAAERAAALVDAFAGDGEAELMSAYAMRLPGEVIGRIVGLDPADVPAVVHGGYRAEELLFRPLGEDDQVAVAEDVVTMQRVLDGYVRERHAHPREDLCTDLIASVTTPGKGELTLEQRHELVAHLQNLLLAGHLTTTALIGTTVLHLLRHRDQWELLCAEPDRIPAAIEEAARYDTALQGFRRVTTRPVTLAGTELPAGAALFVAFGGANRDAVRHPRPDTFDITRTPDRHLAFGFGVHSCPGSQLAREQLHITLRELTGRLPGLRLAEDRPVTMRPTLIHRSPQTLRLHWP; encoded by the coding sequence ATGGACCTTCACCTGCACGGCAGACTCGACGAGTTGCAGCGCGATCCCTACGCGCATTACGCGCGCGCCCGGCACACCGACGGCCTCGTGCACCTCGCCGAGCTGGACGCCTGGCTGGTGGCCCGGGACGCCGACGTACGAGAAGTCCTGCGCCGCCCCGAGGACTTCTCGTCGGCGAACGCGCTGCGGCCGGACGTGCTGCCATCGCCCGCCGCGCTCGCCGTCCTCGGCGGCGGGTTCGGCGGGCGGCCCGTCGTCGTCACCGCCGACGGGGAGCTGCACCAGCGGCTGCGCGCGCCGATCGTCCGCGGCCTGTCACCGGCGCGCGTCGCCGCCGTGCTGCCGTACGCCGCCGAGCGCGCAGCCGCTCTCGTCGACGCGTTCGCCGGGGACGGGGAGGCCGAGCTGATGTCGGCCTACGCGATGCGGCTCCCCGGCGAGGTGATCGGCAGGATCGTCGGCCTCGACCCGGCCGACGTACCCGCCGTCGTACACGGCGGGTACCGGGCCGAGGAACTGCTCTTCCGTCCACTGGGGGAGGACGACCAGGTCGCCGTCGCCGAGGACGTCGTCACCATGCAGCGCGTCCTCGACGGCTACGTGCGCGAGCGGCACGCGCACCCCCGCGAGGACCTCTGCACCGACCTCATCGCCTCCGTCACCACCCCGGGCAAGGGCGAACTCACCCTGGAACAGCGGCACGAACTAGTCGCCCACCTCCAGAACCTGCTCCTCGCGGGCCACCTCACCACCACCGCACTGATCGGCACGACGGTCCTGCACCTGCTGCGCCACCGCGACCAGTGGGAGCTGCTGTGCGCCGAGCCCGACCGGATCCCGGCGGCGATCGAGGAGGCGGCACGCTACGACACCGCCCTGCAGGGATTCCGCCGCGTCACCACCCGCCCGGTCACCCTCGCGGGCACCGAACTCCCCGCCGGTGCCGCACTGTTCGTGGCCTTCGGCGGGGCGAACCGGGACGCGGTACGGCACCCGCGCCCCGACACCTTCGACATCACCCGCACACCCGACCGCCACCTCGCCTTCGGGTTCGGCGTGCACAGCTGCCCCGGCTCACAACTCGCCCGCGAACAACTCCACATCACCCTGCGGGAGTTGACCGGTCGCCTACCGGGCCTCCGCCTGGCCGAGGACCGCCCGGTCACCATGCGCCCCACGCTGATCCACCGGTCCCCGCAGACCCTGCGCCTTCACTGGCCGTAA
- a CDS encoding DUF2278 family protein, giving the protein MPLKAYGVLITRAVDTRREGADDTPHYQIHLTDDAGTNYRAAVNVLSQERPSELLYLVDEDFRHPVTDRLEGLTSGWNTLPAGPGGPNLDFVRGNLFDPARMRPLPPDADGPDNDLADVLDHYVRRAVDDPEARLYVFGERWGPENGAQDKVFGFRPGNGVHDIHMNQGNSRRFRGDDGVWQDGGILLHFPGQSRWVGIFLAFQSQSWHTDDITGHALEGADGTRPEPGGQRVRVVAALVNPKGPAPEAETVTVLNASPDRVDLTGWRITDRLGHGSPVPSGPLAPGAFLSVPLTADGARLGNNGGEINLLDAGGLKVHGVSYTGQQGGREGWTVVF; this is encoded by the coding sequence ATGCCACTGAAGGCCTATGGCGTACTGATCACACGTGCGGTCGACACCCGGCGCGAGGGCGCCGACGACACGCCGCACTACCAGATCCATCTCACGGACGACGCGGGCACGAACTACCGCGCCGCGGTCAACGTCCTGTCGCAGGAGCGGCCCAGCGAGCTGCTGTACCTCGTCGACGAGGACTTCCGGCACCCCGTCACGGACCGGCTGGAAGGCCTCACCAGCGGCTGGAACACCCTGCCGGCCGGACCCGGCGGCCCGAACCTCGACTTCGTCCGCGGCAACCTCTTCGACCCGGCGCGGATGCGCCCGCTGCCGCCGGACGCGGACGGTCCCGACAACGACCTCGCCGACGTCCTCGACCACTATGTGCGGCGCGCGGTCGACGACCCGGAGGCCCGGCTGTACGTCTTCGGCGAGCGCTGGGGGCCCGAGAACGGCGCCCAGGACAAGGTCTTCGGCTTCCGGCCCGGCAACGGCGTCCACGACATCCACATGAACCAGGGCAACAGCCGCCGCTTCCGGGGCGACGACGGGGTGTGGCAGGACGGCGGCATTCTGCTCCACTTCCCCGGACAGTCGCGCTGGGTCGGGATCTTCCTCGCCTTCCAGAGCCAGTCCTGGCACACCGACGACATCACCGGCCACGCGCTGGAAGGCGCCGACGGTACGCGCCCCGAGCCCGGCGGCCAGCGGGTGCGGGTCGTCGCCGCGCTGGTCAACCCCAAGGGCCCGGCGCCCGAGGCGGAGACGGTGACGGTGCTCAACGCCTCGCCGGACCGTGTCGACCTCACCGGCTGGCGCATCACCGACCGCCTGGGACACGGCTCCCCTGTACCGTCCGGCCCGCTGGCCCCCGGCGCTTTCCTGTCCGTGCCCCTCACGGCGGACGGCGCCCGACTCGGCAACAACGGTGGCGAGATCAACCTCCTCGACGCGGGCGGCCTGAAGGTGCACGGCGTTTCGTACACCGGGCAGCAGGGGGGACGTGAGGGCTGGACCGTGGTGTTCTGA
- a CDS encoding SRPBCC family protein, whose product MVDFLLERTAPLPLPEAWRRLTEWPRHGEVVPLTRVTVVTPPPTGEGTVFVARSGLGPLAFDDRMEVTVWHPPGDETPGLCRLEKRGRVITGWAELEVRLGPGGRARVVWREELGVRPLPGVFDPVVERAARYVFGRAVNRLLRRP is encoded by the coding sequence GTGGTCGACTTCCTCCTCGAACGCACCGCGCCCCTCCCCCTCCCCGAGGCCTGGCGCCGGCTCACCGAGTGGCCCCGCCATGGCGAGGTCGTCCCGCTGACCCGGGTCACCGTCGTCACCCCACCCCCCACGGGGGAGGGCACGGTGTTCGTCGCCCGCTCCGGGCTCGGCCCCCTCGCCTTCGACGACCGCATGGAGGTCACCGTGTGGCACCCACCGGGCGACGAGACACCGGGTCTGTGCCGACTGGAGAAGCGGGGCCGTGTGATCACCGGCTGGGCGGAGCTCGAAGTGCGACTGGGGCCGGGGGGCCGGGCGCGGGTCGTCTGGCGCGAGGAACTGGGGGTGCGGCCGCTGCCCGGGGTCTTCGATCCGGTGGTGGAGCGGGCGGCGCGGTATGTGTTCGGGCGGGCGGTGAATCGGTTGCTCAGGCGGCCGTGA
- a CDS encoding amidohydrolase family protein — translation MPVIDAWMQHPTLRHSNHEMFESLRRWTGMERLEEPLPVKATVAALAAADVEIGLSAAWYGPQGPLISNDEVAEFVDRSDGRLRGVAGADLTRPVPAVRELRRAVTELGFVALRIVPWLWQLPPTDRLYYPLYAACVDLGIPFCTQVGHTGPLRPSETGRPIPYVDQVALDFPELTIVCGHIGYPWTTEMIAVADKHANVYIDTSAYTAHRYPPELVAYLRGRGRGKVLFGSNYPMIMPSRALEHLPELGLDDETTELFLSGNARRAFSL, via the coding sequence ATGCCCGTCATCGACGCCTGGATGCAGCACCCCACACTCCGGCACTCTAACCACGAGATGTTCGAGTCCCTGCGCCGCTGGACGGGCATGGAGCGGCTCGAGGAGCCACTGCCCGTCAAGGCGACGGTGGCCGCGCTGGCCGCCGCCGATGTCGAGATCGGCCTGTCCGCGGCCTGGTACGGCCCGCAGGGGCCGCTGATCAGCAACGACGAGGTGGCCGAGTTCGTCGACCGGTCGGACGGCAGACTGCGCGGAGTGGCCGGCGCCGACCTCACCCGCCCGGTCCCGGCGGTACGCGAACTGCGCCGAGCCGTGACGGAACTCGGCTTCGTCGCCCTGCGGATCGTCCCCTGGCTCTGGCAACTCCCGCCCACCGACCGGCTGTACTACCCGCTCTACGCCGCCTGCGTCGACCTCGGCATCCCCTTCTGTACCCAGGTCGGCCACACCGGCCCGCTGCGCCCCTCCGAGACGGGCCGCCCCATTCCGTACGTCGACCAGGTCGCCCTCGACTTCCCCGAACTGACCATCGTGTGCGGGCACATCGGCTATCCCTGGACCACGGAAATGATCGCGGTCGCCGACAAACACGCCAACGTCTACATCGACACCAGCGCCTACACCGCCCACCGCTACCCGCCCGAACTGGTCGCCTACCTGCGCGGCCGGGGCCGCGGGAAGGTCCTGTTCGGCTCCAACTACCCGATGATCATGCCGAGTCGGGCACTGGAACACCTTCCCGAACTGGGCTTGGACGATGAGACCACGGAACTGTTCCTGTCCGGCAACGCGCGACGGGCCTTCAGTCTCTGA
- a CDS encoding XdhC family protein has product MLDIAEELHRWVEQGRDFAVATVVAVGGSAPRQPGAALAVDADGTAIGSVSGGCVEGAVYELCQQALQDGESVLERFGYSDEDAFAVGLTCGGIIDILVTPVRAGDPVRPVLASALSAAARGEAAAVARMVSGPPELMGRALLIRPEGPYDGGFGAHPELDRTVAEEARAFLDAGRTGTLEIGEQGSRCGAPLTILVESSVPPPRMIVFGAIDFASALVRIGKFLGYHVTVCDARPVFATRTRFPEADEIVVEWPHTYLEGTQVDGRTVLCVLTHDAKFDVPLLKLALRLPVAYVGAMGSRRTHLDRNERLREVGVTELELARLRSPIGLDLGARTPEETALSIASEIVAARRGGSGVSLAGAHTPIHHDVTSAAEPTGRIGSVA; this is encoded by the coding sequence ATGCTGGACATCGCCGAAGAGCTGCACCGGTGGGTCGAGCAGGGACGCGACTTCGCCGTGGCCACCGTCGTGGCCGTCGGCGGCAGCGCGCCCCGCCAGCCCGGCGCCGCCCTCGCGGTGGACGCCGACGGCACGGCGATCGGCTCGGTCTCCGGCGGCTGTGTGGAGGGCGCGGTGTACGAGCTGTGTCAGCAGGCGCTCCAGGACGGGGAGTCGGTCCTGGAACGCTTCGGCTACAGCGACGAGGACGCCTTCGCCGTAGGCCTGACCTGCGGCGGCATCATCGACATCCTCGTCACCCCGGTCCGGGCGGGCGACCCCGTCCGCCCGGTGCTCGCGTCCGCGCTCTCCGCCGCCGCGCGCGGGGAGGCGGCTGCGGTGGCCCGGATGGTCTCCGGCCCGCCGGAGCTGATGGGCCGGGCCCTGCTGATCCGCCCCGAGGGCCCGTACGACGGTGGCTTCGGCGCCCACCCCGAACTGGACCGCACGGTCGCCGAGGAGGCCCGCGCCTTCCTGGACGCGGGCCGCACCGGCACCCTGGAGATCGGCGAACAGGGTTCGCGCTGCGGAGCCCCGCTCACCATCCTCGTAGAGTCCTCGGTCCCGCCGCCCAGGATGATCGTCTTCGGCGCGATCGACTTCGCGTCGGCGCTGGTCCGCATCGGCAAGTTCCTGGGCTACCACGTGACGGTGTGCGACGCCCGCCCCGTCTTCGCCACGCGGACCCGCTTTCCCGAGGCCGACGAGATCGTCGTCGAGTGGCCGCACACGTACCTGGAGGGCACGCAGGTCGACGGCCGTACGGTCCTGTGCGTCCTGACCCACGACGCCAAGTTCGACGTACCCCTGCTGAAGCTCGCGCTCCGGCTCCCGGTCGCCTACGTCGGCGCGATGGGCTCCCGCCGCACCCACCTCGACCGCAATGAACGCCTCCGCGAAGTCGGCGTGACCGAGCTGGAGTTGGCCCGGCTCCGCTCCCCGATCGGCCTCGATCTCGGCGCCCGTACCCCTGAGGAGACGGCCCTGTCGATCGCCTCCGAGATCGTCGCGGCCCGCCGCGGCGGCAGCGGCGTCTCCCTCGCCGGCGCCCACACGCCGATCCACCACGACGTGACGTCGGCGGCGGAGCCGACGGGGCGGATCGGGTCGGTAGCCTGA
- a CDS encoding NCS2 family permease, translating into MTQQSLEPRTAAEDAGEGTRIPAGRSWLDRYFHISRRGSTVAREVRGGVTTFMAMAYILLLNPLILSGKDAAGDTLAQKALITATAFAAALTTLLMGFFGKVPLALAAGLSVSGVLASQVAPQMTWPQAMGMCVMYGVVIMLLVVTGLREMIMNAIPLALKHAITMGIGLFVALIGFFKAGFVHQGEGTPVTLGPAGELAGWPVLLFAVTLLAIFMLQARGIPGAILIGIVGGTVLAVVLNALDVIDPKQWASGAPELHGSAVSMPDFSIFGHVEFGGWGQVGAMTVGMIVFTLVLAGFFDAMATIIGVGTEAKLADDKGRMPGLSKALFIDGAGGAIGGVSGASGQTVFVESATGVGEGARTGLSSVVTGLFFAACLFFTPLTAIVPGEVAAAALVVIGAMMMMNARHVDWADRATAIPVFLTVVIMPFTYSITAGVAAGVISYVAIKIAQSKAREIGAFMWALTGIFLVFFALNPIETWMGVH; encoded by the coding sequence ATGACCCAGCAGTCACTTGAGCCGAGGACCGCAGCCGAAGACGCGGGCGAAGGCACCCGCATCCCGGCCGGCAGGTCCTGGCTCGACCGGTACTTCCACATATCCCGGCGAGGATCCACCGTCGCACGAGAGGTCCGCGGCGGCGTCACCACCTTCATGGCGATGGCGTACATCCTCCTCCTCAACCCCCTGATCCTGTCCGGCAAGGACGCCGCAGGGGACACGCTCGCCCAGAAGGCCCTGATCACCGCGACCGCGTTCGCCGCGGCCCTCACCACGCTGCTGATGGGCTTCTTCGGCAAGGTGCCGCTCGCCCTCGCCGCCGGCCTCTCCGTCTCCGGCGTCCTCGCCTCACAGGTCGCCCCGCAGATGACCTGGCCGCAGGCGATGGGCATGTGCGTGATGTACGGCGTGGTCATCATGCTGCTGGTCGTCACCGGCCTCCGCGAGATGATCATGAACGCGATCCCGCTGGCGCTGAAGCACGCGATCACCATGGGCATCGGCCTGTTCGTCGCCCTGATCGGCTTCTTCAAGGCCGGGTTCGTGCACCAGGGCGAGGGGACCCCGGTCACCCTCGGTCCGGCCGGCGAACTGGCGGGCTGGCCCGTCCTGCTCTTCGCGGTCACCCTCCTCGCGATCTTCATGCTCCAGGCGCGCGGCATCCCCGGCGCGATCCTGATCGGCATCGTCGGCGGCACCGTCCTCGCGGTCGTCCTCAACGCCCTCGACGTCATCGACCCCAAGCAGTGGGCGAGCGGCGCACCCGAACTGCACGGCAGCGCGGTCTCCATGCCCGACTTCTCGATCTTCGGCCATGTCGAGTTCGGCGGGTGGGGGCAGGTCGGCGCGATGACGGTCGGCATGATCGTGTTCACGCTCGTGCTCGCCGGGTTCTTCGACGCGATGGCGACGATCATCGGCGTCGGCACCGAGGCCAAGCTGGCCGACGACAAGGGCCGGATGCCGGGTCTGTCCAAGGCGCTGTTCATCGACGGCGCGGGCGGCGCGATAGGCGGCGTCTCCGGTGCCTCGGGTCAGACCGTGTTCGTCGAGTCGGCGACAGGCGTCGGCGAGGGAGCCCGTACGGGCCTGTCCTCGGTCGTCACCGGCCTGTTCTTCGCGGCCTGCCTCTTCTTCACCCCGCTCACGGCGATCGTGCCGGGCGAGGTGGCTGCCGCGGCCCTCGTGGTGATCGGCGCCATGATGATGATGAACGCGCGGCATGTGGACTGGGCGGACCGGGCCACCGCGATCCCGGTCTTCCTGACCGTCGTCATCATGCCGTTCACGTACTCGATCACGGCGGGTGTCGCCGCCGGCGTCATCTCGTACGTCGCCATCAAGATCGCTCAGAGCAAGGCACGGGAGATCGGGGCATTCATGTGGGCCCTCACAGGCATCTTCCTGGTCTTCTTCGCCCTCAATCCCATTGAGACCTGGATGGGCGTGCACTAG